One window from the genome of Oryza glaberrima chromosome 3, OglaRS2, whole genome shotgun sequence encodes:
- the LOC127767107 gene encoding strigolactone esterase D14 translates to MLRSTHPPPSSPSSSSSGGGGGGGSSSEKTMVGGGGGGGGGSGSAAPSGAKLLQILNVRVVGSGERVVVLSHGFGTDQSAWSRVLPYLTRDHRVVLYDLVCAGSVNPDHFDFRRYDNLDAYVDDLLAILDALRIPRCAFVGHSVSAMIGILASIRRPDLFAKLVLIGASPRFLNDSDYHGGFELEEIQQVFDAMGANYSAWATGYAPLAVGADVPAAVQEFSRTLFNMRPDISLHVCQTVFKTDLRGVLGMVRAPCVVVQTTRDVSVPASVAAYLKAHLGGRTTVEFLQTEGHLPHLSAPSLLAQVLRRALARY, encoded by the exons ATGCTGCGATCGACGCATCCGCCGCCCAGTAgcccgagcagcagcagcagcggcggcggcgggggcggggggtcGAGCTCGGAGAAGACGATGgtgggcggcgggggaggagggggaggagggagcgggtcggcggcgccgagcgggGCGAAGCTGCTGCAGATCCTGAACGTGCGGGTGGTGGGGAGCGGCGagcgggtggtggtgctgtCGCATGGCTTCGGGACGGACCAGTCGGCGTGGAGCCGCGTGCTGCCGTACCTCACCCGCGACCACCGCGTCGTGCTCTACGACCTCGTCTGCGCCGGCAGCGTCAACCCGGACCACTTCGACTTCCGCCGCTACGACAACCTCGACGCCTACGTCGACGACCTGCTCGCCATCCTCGACGCGCTCCGCATCCCGCGCTGCGCCTTCGTCGGCCACTCCGTCTCCGCCATGATCGGCATCCTCGCCTCCATCCGACGACCTGACCTCTTCGCCAAGCTTGTCCTCATCGGCGCCTCTCCCCG GTTCTTGAACGACAGCGACTACCACGGCGGGTTCGAGCTGGAGGAGATACAGCAGGTGTTCGACGCGATGGGGGCGAACTACTCGGCGTGGGCGACGGGGTACGCGCCTCTGGCGGTGGGCGCCGacgtgccggcggcggtgcaggaGTTCAGCCGCACCCTCTTCAACATGCGCCCGGACATCTCCCTCCACGTCTGCCAGACCGTCTTCAAGACCGACCTCCGCGGCGTGCTCGGCATGGTCCGCGCCCCCTGCGTCGTCGTCCAGACCACCCGCGACGTCTCCGTCccggcctccgtcgccgcctacCTCAAGGCCCACCTCGGCGGCCGCACCACCGTCGAGTTCCTCCAGACCGAGGGTCACCTCCCCCACCTCAGCGCCCCCAGCCTCCTCGCCCAGGTGCTCCGCCGCGCTCTCGCCCGGTACTAA